The window CGCCAGCGAAAGCGCGAAATGTTCAAAAACACATTTCAATCTGGATTCTTGTCCATCCTCTATAGCATCGGCTCGAAGCCTCTCCAGCTATGGGACAAAAAGGTGCGCAATGGCCACATAAAGAGGATAACGGACAACGACATTCAGAGCTTGGTGTTGGAAATAGTTGGTACCAATGTAAGCACCACGTTTATCACATGTCCGGCTGACCCAAAGAAAACACTTGGCATCAAATTGCCATTCCTGGTGATGATCATTAAAAACATGAAGAAGTATTTTACATTTGAAGTGCAGGTGCGTAATGTATATatctagcgtaaaatctgttGCAATGCAATAATCCGACTTATTTCAGGTGTTGGATGACAAAAACGTTCGCCGTAGGTTCCGAGCCAGCAATTATCAGTCAACTACCCGGGTGAAGCCCTTCATTTGCACAATGCCCATGCGCCTGGACGAGGGCTGGAATCAGATTCAATTCAACTTGTCTGATTTTACGCGTCGAGCCTACGGCACAAACTATGTGGAAACGTTGCGCGTGCAAATCCATGCCAATTGCCGGATCAGACGAGTATATTTCTCAGATCGACTATACTCGGAGGATGAGCTGCCGCCAGAGTTTAAATTGTTTCTACCTATACAGAAACCCGTACAAAAATCAAATGCTATATGCAGTTAATTACCTTTACAGATCATGCCTCAACCTAGAGCCTTTATGAAGCAAAATTTATCTTATTCACGTAACTGCACCACACTGCAAGCGGCGGCATATTTATTGACATTTTATGTATACATTCTTAGGCACAACAAATACACCCAGAACtggcaataaaaatttacaatgGATGATTTTAAGCATTCTGCAGTTTACGTAGGCCGTAGtccaacaataaaaatttacaaattccGTGTCTATTAGCTTTCTTTGGTGAGAACTTCGCAGCCGGTTTCTGTTATCAAAATAGTGTGCTCGAATTGGGCGCTCCTAGCGCCATCTAAACTAATAGCAGTCCATCCATCCTCAAGTAACGCTATATTGGAATCGCCTAGTGATAAAATGGGCTCAATTGTAAATGTCATTCCAGGTTTCATTTCGCCAGGAGAGTCATTATCTAAAATTGgataaaaattttaagaacTCAATGGggtataatatatatatgcagtATATAATAACATACGAAAGTGATAAATTTCGGGGGGTCCGTGGAAATAATTCCCAATTCCATGCCCAATAAATGCGGCCACTGATTCCAGTTGACGTTCTTGGCAAAATTTCTCTATCAGACAACCAATTTTGTTAAATGGCACACCTGGGCTGCATATTGCAATACACTTTTCCAGACACTCTCTAGTTGAATCTACCAGAAAGCGTCCACGCTCGTCAACATTGCCTACGAGATACGTCTTGGAGCAGTCCCCATGATAGCCATTGAGGTAAACTGTCACATCAATATTGATAATGTCACCATCGACCAATCGTCGATCATCCGGAATGCCATGGCAAGCTACATTATTGATAGACGTACAAATTGATTTGGGGAAACCTGCGTATCGCAAAGGAGACGGATATGCGTTGGCTGCAATTATCCGCTCATGTGCAAAAGCATCAATTTCATCCGTAGTTATTCCAATTTTAGCCTGTTCGCCACATTCGCGTAAGATTCGAGCAGCCAGCTGTCCACTTAATCGCATGGCATTCTGTTGCTCGATAGTTTTTATTTCCGGCGTTCCCAAAGTGTTGCCGGGTTCCATGTGCTTATTATAGTACTCGGGTTTGTCAATGTGTGAAGGAACAACACGTTCCGGCGAAAGATTACCAGGCGCAAAGATTTGCTCACATTGTCCAAGTTCTCTAAGGTTTTGTACAAAATGtttctacatatatatgtacatggtTACATTTGTTCGAAACATACCTCTTACCCCTGCcaaattgaaagaaatttcGTCGTAAATGATGAGGAAATCTTTGGATAATTCTTCTCTGTATATGGcataacattttgtttttatttattagctATTtacatatagatatgtatgtatgtatgtatatatgtaccaTCAATATTTAAATCAGCTGTCTGCACAGCTGTATTCAAATTCCAATTGCGCCAATCTATTATCTGTTTGATATCGATTTATTCACGCCGTTAGTCGAACTGTTGCACATATCTAAggtaaacaaataaatgtttatttccGAGATATATCTAAAAAGGAAGAAACTATGAGTTGCAACTATGCGGATGGCCTCTCTCCATATGAAAACAAAGGAATTCTTGGAGTTCCCGAGGTAAACAGCTCGAAAAGCGAATTAAATAAGTTTTAATATCGTTGCATTTCTTTCAGAATTTCGATAATAAAGAAACTGTAGAAACTAAATGCAAGGAGTTAGCCCATCTTGTTAAAGAGTCCTCCCATGTCGTAGTGCATACCGGCGCCGGTATTAGTACATCGGCTGGCATACCAGACTTCAGAGGACCTAAAGGAGTTTGGACTTTGGAAGAGAAGGGAGAGAAACCGCTCTTCAATACATCATTTAATGAAGCTAAACCAACAAGGACACACATGGCACTAAAGGCTCTTGTGGAAAGAGGATTCGTGCAATATATAGTTAGTCAAAATATTGATGGCCTTCATTTAAAGTCTGGCTTGTCAAGAAATTACTTGTCCGAGCTGCACGGTAATATATTCATCGAGCAGTGTAAAAAATGTCGGAGACAGTTCGTACGCAAAGAAGCCGTGGAGACTGTGGGTCAAAAGCCTTTAGAGGGACTCACCTGCAGAGCAGCCGATGTAGGCAGTAGAAGTTGTCGTTCTGGATTTATGCATGATAATGTTTTAGATTGGGAGCACGATTTGCCCGAACGTGATTTAGATTTGGCATTTATGCACTCAACGTAAGTCATATTCTccaaattttttgtaaaaatatatagtttcTTTTCGTTTAGAATGGCCGATTTAAACATAACTCTGGGAACTACTTTGCAAATTGTTCCAAGCGGAAATTTGCCGCT is drawn from Drosophila willistoni isolate 14030-0811.24 chromosome 2R unlocalized genomic scaffold, UCI_dwil_1.1 Seg167, whole genome shotgun sequence and contains these coding sequences:
- the LOC6641991 gene encoding methionine aminopeptidase 1D, mitochondrial, yielding MLCHIQRRIIQRFPHHLRRNFFQFGRGKRELGQCEQIFAPGNLSPERVVPSHIDKPEYYNKHMEPGNTLGTPEIKTIEQQNAMRLSGQLAARILRECGEQAKIGITTDEIDAFAHERIIAANAYPSPLRYAGFPKSICTSINNVACHGIPDDRRLVDGDIINIDVTVYLNGYHGDCSKTYLVGNVDERGRFLVDSTRECLEKCIAICSPGVPFNKIGCLIEKFCQERQLESVAAFIGHGIGNYFHGPPEIYHFHNDSPGEMKPGMTFTIEPILSLGDSNIALLEDGWTAISLDGARSAQFEHTILITETGCEVLTKES
- the LOC6641857 gene encoding cilia- and flagella-associated protein 20 → MFKNTFQSGFLSILYSIGSKPLQLWDKKVRNGHIKRITDNDIQSLVLEIVGTNVSTTFITCPADPKKTLGIKLPFLVMIIKNMKKYFTFEVQVLDDKNVRRRFRASNYQSTTRVKPFICTMPMRLDEGWNQIQFNLSDFTRRAYGTNYVETLRVQIHANCRIRRVYFSDRLYSEDELPPEFKLFLPIQKPVQKSNAICS
- the LOC6641992 gene encoding NAD-dependent protein deacetylase Sirt6 isoform X1; amino-acid sequence: MSCNYADGLSPYENKGILGVPENFDNKETVETKCKELAHLVKESSHVVVHTGAGISTSAGIPDFRGPKGVWTLEEKGEKPLFNTSFNEAKPTRTHMALKALVERGFVQYIVSQNIDGLHLKSGLSRNYLSELHGNIFIEQCKKCRRQFVRKEAVETVGQKPLEGLTCRAADVGSRSCRSGFMHDNVLDWEHDLPERDLDLAFMHSTMADLNITLGTTLQIVPSGNLPLKNLKNDGKLVICNLQPTKHDKKANLIISSYTDDILSKVCKRLGVEIPEYLEADDPTSPSTTSSLIEWTLQQDYVKAIEGKFNAHRKATKTKSNHKEFIPKKKLKSNNDD